In bacterium, a genomic segment contains:
- a CDS encoding DUF3656 domain-containing protein has product DTYFNCQELKIETDPCFFHPASGLNSVRRRMVEALIQERRNRLIRRTVTRQEDGDTPYPEPLADFRANVLNRKAAEFYQRHGIAHPASGAETGRDLTGEIVMIARYCIRYELNLCGTQLAQSQFKEPLFLEDEQGNRFKLIFDCHSCHMHVQLETRSQIFSPTT; this is encoded by the coding sequence CGACACCTATTTCAACTGCCAAGAGTTGAAGATCGAGACGGACCCGTGTTTTTTTCACCCCGCCTCGGGCTTGAACAGCGTCCGTCGCCGCATGGTGGAAGCCCTGATCCAGGAACGGCGGAATCGGCTCATACGCCGAACCGTGACGCGGCAGGAGGATGGCGATACGCCTTATCCAGAGCCGTTGGCCGATTTTCGCGCCAATGTTCTCAACCGCAAAGCTGCTGAATTTTACCAGCGTCACGGAATCGCCCATCCGGCCTCAGGAGCCGAAACCGGACGGGATCTGACCGGTGAGATCGTCATGATCGCCCGCTATTGCATCCGCTATGAACTGAACCTCTGTGGAACTCAGCTGGCCCAAAGTCAATTCAAGGAACCGCTGTTTCTCGAAGACGAACAGGGCAACCGATTCAAGCTGATTTTTGACTGTCACTCCTGTCACATGCATGTCCAGTTGGAAACTCGATCACAAATCTTCTCACCTACCACTTAA